The following coding sequences lie in one Arabidopsis thaliana chromosome 3, partial sequence genomic window:
- a CDS encoding transmembrane protein, putative (DUF247) (Plant protein of unknown function (DUF247); INVOLVED IN: biological_process unknown; LOCATED IN: plasma membrane; EXPRESSED IN: callus; CONTAINS InterPro DOMAIN/s: Protein of unknown function DUF247, plant (InterPro:IPR004158); BEST Arabidopsis thaliana protein match is: Plant protein of unknown function (DUF247) (TAIR:AT3G47250.3); Has 35333 Blast hits to 34131 proteins in 2444 species: Archae - 798; Bacteria - 22429; Metazoa - 974; Fungi - 991; Plants - 531; Viruses - 0; Other Eukaryotes - 9610 (source: NCBI BLink).) produces the protein MADKTDIISSSSDKASPPPPSAFRNYLSSGSKEPVLLLESAGKESCCIFRVPESFVALNPKAYKPKVVSIGPYHYGEKHLQMIQQHKPRLLQLFLDEAKKKDVEENVLVKAVVDLEDKIRKSYSEELKTGHDLMFMMVLDGCFILMVFLIMSGNIELSEDPIFSIPWLLSSIQSDLLLLENQVPFFVLQTLYVGSKIGVSSDLNRIAFHFFKNPIDKEGSYWEKHRNYKAKHLLDLIRETFLPNTSESDKASSPHVQVQLHEGKSGNVPSVDSKAVPLILSAKRLRLQGIKFRLRRSKEDSILNVRLKKNKLQIPQLRFDGFISSFFLNCVAFEQFYTDSSNEITTYIVFMGCLLNNEEDVTFLRNDKLIIENHFGSNNEVSEFFKTISKDVVFEVDTSYLNNVFKGVNEYTKKWYNGLWAGFRHTHFESPWTFLSSCAVLFVILLTMLQSTVAILSYLNDKKGNGNAAPPPLGLP, from the coding sequence ATGGCAGACAAGACGGATataatttcatcatcttccgaTAAAgcttctccaccaccaccatctgCTTTCAGAAACTACTTATCCTCAGGAAGTAAGGAACCAGTGCTTCTCTTGGAATCAGCTGGTAAGGAATCTTGTTGCATCTTTAGAGTCCCTGAGAGCTTCGTAGCATTGAATCCCAAAGCCTATAAGCCCAAAGTTGTTTCCATTGGTCCTTACCATTACGGTGAAAAGCACCTCCAAATGATTCAACAGCACAAGCCTCGGCTTCTACAGCTTTTCCTAGACGAGGCAAAAAAGAAGGACGTGGAGGAAAATGTCTTGGTTAAGGCTGTAGTTGATTTGGAAGATAAGATAAGGAAATCTTATTCTGAGGAACTTAAGACAGGACATGACTTAATGTTTATGATGGTTTTGGATGGGTGCTTCATCCTCATGGTTTTTCTGATCATGTCGGGAAACATAGAATTGAGTGAGGATCCAATCTTTTCGATCCCCTGGCTTCTCTCGTCTATTCAGAGTGATCTTCTACTGTTGGAAAATCAGGtccctttttttgttcttcaaactTTGTATGTTGGATCCAAGATTGGTGTCTCTAGTGATCTAAACAGGATAGCGTTTCACTTCTTTAAAAATCCAATAGATAAAGAAGGCAGTTATTGGGAGAAACACAGAAACTACAAGGCAAAACATCTTCTTGACCTCATCCGTGAGACCTTCTTACCTAACACGAGTGAATCTGACAAAGCATCATCCCCACATGTTCAAGTTCAACTCCATGAGGGTAAATCTGGAAACGTACCATCCGTAGATTCTAAAGCGGTGCCGTTGATATTGTCGGCCAAAAGACTTCGCCTCCAAGGGATAAAGTTCAGGCTAAGAAGGAGTAAAGAAGATTCCATATTAAATGTAAGATTAAAGAAGAACAAGCTTCAGATACCACAGTTAAGATTTGATGGGTTCATCAGCTCATTCTTCCTCAACTGTGTTGCCTTTGAACAGTTTTACACTGACAGTTCCAACGAAATAACAACCTACATAGTCTTCATGGGATGCCTTCTAAATAACGAGGAAGATGTAACTTTCTTGAGAAACGACAAGCTCATCATAGAGAATCATTTTGGTAGCAATAATGAGGTCTCAGAGTTCTTCAAAACTATCAGTAAAGATGTTGTGTTTGAAGTAGATACAAGTTACCTAAACAATGTGTTTAAGGGCGTGAACGAGTACACCAAAAAATGGTACAATGGATTATGGGCTGGCTTTAGGCACACACACTTTGAATCACCATGGACTTTTCTGTCATCGTGTGCTGTTCTTTTCGTTATTCTTCTTACCATGCTACAGTCAACTGTTGCCATTCTTTCCTACCTGAACGACAAGAAAGGTAATGGAAACGCAGCTCCTCCTCCATTGGGTCTTCCTTAG
- a CDS encoding HXXXD-type acyl-transferase family protein (HXXXD-type acyl-transferase family protein; FUNCTIONS IN: transferase activity, transferring acyl groups other than amino-acyl groups, transferase activity; INVOLVED IN: biological_process unknown; LOCATED IN: cellular_component unknown; CONTAINS InterPro DOMAIN/s: Transferase (InterPro:IPR003480); BEST Arabidopsis thaliana protein match is: HXXXD-type acyl-transferase family protein (TAIR:AT5G07080.1); Has 2396 Blast hits to 2387 proteins in 130 species: Archae - 0; Bacteria - 0; Metazoa - 0; Fungi - 32; Plants - 2359; Viruses - 0; Other Eukaryotes - 5 (source: NCBI BLink).) encodes MPRSDNSCPFVVEKSEVVLVKPSKPTPDVTLSLSTIDNDPNNEVILDILCVFSPNPYVRDHTNYHPASFIQLALSNALVYYYPLAGKLHRRTSDQTLQLDCTQGDGVPLIKATASCTLSSLNYLESGNHLEATYQLVPSHDTLKGCNLGYRPLALQITKFTCGGMTIGSVHSHTVCDGIGMAQFSQAILELAAGRAQPTVIPVWDRHMITSNQISTLCKLGNDKNNPKLVDVEKDCSSPDTPTEDMVREILNITSEDITKLKNIIIEDENLTNEKEKNMKITTVEVLAAYVWRARCRAMKLNPDTITDLVISVSIRSSIEPPLPEGYYGNAFTHASVALTAKELSKTPISRLVRLIKDAKRAALDNGYVCEQLREMENTMKLKLASKEIHGGVFMMLTDWRHLGLDQDVWGGLVNIIPLVPLTLPFLCVLLPASKAVPGKSGGVRVLTTLPRDAMAKFKEEIDAVLHP; translated from the exons ATGCCAAGAAGCGACAATTCATGTCCCTTTGTCGTTGAGAAGTCAGAAGTGGTTCTTGTGAAACCCTCAAAGCCAACACCTGATGTCACTTTGTCTCTCTCTACCATTGACAACGATCCTAACAACGAAGTAATCCTGGACATCCTATGCGTCTTCTCCCCAAACCCATACGTTCGAGATCACACCAACTACCATCCGGCTTCTTTTATTCAACTCGCCCTCTCTAATGCCCTTGTATATTATTACCCTCTCGCCGGAAAACTTCACCGACGGACGAGCGACCAGACACTCCAATTAGATTGTACGCAAGGCGATGGAGTCCCCTTGATAAAGGCAACGGCCTCGTgcactctctcttctctcaattACTTGGAGAGTGGTAATCACTTGGAAGCAACATACCAACTTGTTCCTTCACACGACACTTTGAAAGGTTGTAATCTTGGGTATAGGCCTCTTGCTCTACAGATCACTAAGTTCACATGTGGAGGAATGACTATTGGCTCTGTTCATTCTCACACCGTTTGTGATGGTATTGGCATGGCTCAGTTTTCTCAAGCCATACTTGAACTGGCCGCCGGAAGAGCCCAACCCACGGTCATCCCCGTCTGGGACAGACACATGATCACTTCTAACCAAATTAGTACTCTAT GCAAGCTCGGGAACGACAAAAATAATCCAAAACTCGTTGATGTGGAGAAAGATTGTTCTTCGCCCGATACACCAACGGAAGACATGGTCCGTGAAATTCTGAACATTACATCCGAAGACATCACTAAACTCAAGAACATAATTATCGAAGATGAGAACCTTACCaatgagaaggagaagaacatGAAGATCACGACCGTGGAGGTTCTTGCGGCCTACGTTTGGAGAGCAAGATGTCGAGCCATGAAGCTAAATCCCGACACGATTACGGATTTGGTTATATCCGTCAGCATCCGCAGCTCTATCGAGCCTCCATTACCTGAAGGCTACTATGGAAATGCCTTCACTCATGCTTCCGTGGCATTGACAGCGAAAGAGCTAAGCAAAACACCGATATCTCGCCTTGTGAGGCTCATAAAAGACGCGAAGAGAGCGGCGCTTGATAATGGATACGTGTGTGAGCAACTTAGAGAGATGGAGAATACAATGAAGCTGAAGTTAGCTTCCAAGGAGATCCACGGAGGAGTTTTCATGATGCTGACTGATTGGCGTCATCTTGGGTTGGATCAAGACGTTTGGGGAGGTTTAGTGAACATTATACCTTTGGTTCCTCTGACACTGccctttttgtgtgttttgttacCAGCGTCAAAAGCGGTTCCGGGGAAGAGCGGTGGTGTTCGGGTGCTGACAACACTACCTAGGGACGCGATGGCCAAGTTCAAGGAAGAGATAGATGCAGTACTCCATCCGTGA
- a CDS encoding RING/U-box superfamily protein (RING/U-box superfamily protein; FUNCTIONS IN: zinc ion binding; EXPRESSED IN: root, flower; EXPRESSED DURING: petal differentiation and expansion stage; CONTAINS InterPro DOMAIN/s: Zinc finger, RING-type (InterPro:IPR001841), Zinc finger, C3HC4 RING-type (InterPro:IPR018957); BEST Arabidopsis thaliana protein match is: RING/U-box superfamily protein (TAIR:AT3G19910.1); Has 6899 Blast hits to 6791 proteins in 270 species: Archae - 0; Bacteria - 34; Metazoa - 1877; Fungi - 301; Plants - 3664; Viruses - 39; Other Eukaryotes - 984 (source: NCBI BLink).), with protein MDNQEEEPKQPPNKLPDLALFEQANSEVALAASQANSHFAHAMHDSSPSMISMIESDEESEDEEEINENYYEYFDSNGFGVDEDEINEFLEDQESNSNLEEEDDFLEEEDEIDPDQLSYEELIALGDFIGVENRGLTPIEISTCLNASTYVFSHNKNEIDRCVVCQMEFEERESLVVLRPCDHPYHSECITKWLETKKICPICCSEPSVS; from the coding sequence ATGGAtaaccaagaagaagagccTAAGCAACCTCCAAACAAACTTCCCGATCTAGCCCTCTTTGAGCAAGCAAATTCTGAAGTTGCTCTTGCTGCCTCCCAAGCTAATTCCCATTTTGCCCATGCTATGCATGATTCGTCTCCCTCAATGATTTCAATGATAGAAAGTGACGAAGAatctgaagatgaagaagaaatcaatgaGAACTACTACGAGTATTTCGATAGCAATGGATTTGGAGTAGATGAAGACGAAATCAATGAGTTTCTTGAAGATCAAGAAAGCAATTCCAACcttgaggaggaggatgatttcttggaggaagaagatgagattgaTCCCGACCAATTGTCTTACGAGGAACTGATTGCGCTTGGAGATTTCATCGGAGTCGAAAACCGTGGGCTAACTCCTATTGAAATCTCTACGTGTTTGAACGCATCTACATACGTATTTTCACATAACAAAAACGAGATTGATCGTTGTGTAGTTTGCCAAATGGagtttgaagaaagagaatctTTGGTCGTTCTCCGACCTTGTGACCATCCATACCACTCTGAGTGTATAACCAAATGGCTTGAGACAAAGAAGATTTGTCCCATTTGTTGTTCTGAACCATCTGTCAGTTGA
- a CDS encoding 2-oxoglutarate (2OG) and Fe(II)-dependent oxygenase superfamily protein (2-oxoglutarate (2OG) and Fe(II)-dependent oxygenase superfamily protein; FUNCTIONS IN: 1-aminocyclopropane-1-carboxylate oxidase activity, oxidoreductase activity, iron ion binding; INVOLVED IN: oxidation reduction, ethylene biosynthetic process; LOCATED IN: cellular_component unknown; CONTAINS InterPro DOMAIN/s: Isopenicillin N synthase (InterPro:IPR002283), Oxoglutarate/iron-dependent oxygenase (InterPro:IPR005123); BEST Arabidopsis thaliana protein match is: 2-oxoglutarate (2OG) and Fe(II)-dependent oxygenase superfamily protein (TAIR:AT5G58660.1); Has 7465 Blast hits to 7438 proteins in 931 species: Archae - 0; Bacteria - 953; Metazoa - 103; Fungi - 601; Plants - 4711; Viruses - 0; Other Eukaryotes - 1097 (source: NCBI BLink).) translates to MSNSESYPPEFRPLMSEKSTETGLDRSKDIDIPVIDMEHLDMEKLREACKDWGIFHLENTGIPLTFMSQVKEITESVLSLPFEEKRTLFGVNSPLSYYWGTHTVSPSGKAVTRAPQESSGHLFEGINIPLASLSRLLALSCTDPKLESFRVVMEEYGKHVTRIIVTLFEAIIETLSLELSGDQKMGYLSESTGVIRVQRYPQCTESPGLEAHTDSSVISIINQDDVGGLEFMKDGEWFNVKPLASSFVVGLGDMMQVISDEEYKSVLHKVGKRMRKKERYSIVNFVFPDKDCMFNSTRYKPFKFSEFEAQVKLDVETHGSKVGLSRFLSNP, encoded by the exons ATGAGCAACTCGGAGTCTTATCCACCAGAGTTTCGACCTCTAATGAGCGAAAAATCCACTGAAACGGGTCTAGACCGGAGCAAAGATATCGATATCCCGGTTATCGATATGGAGCATTTGGACATGGAGAAACTGAGAGAAGCATGCAAAGACTGGGGGATCTTCCATTTGGAGAATACTGGGATACCCTTAACGTTTATGTCACAGGTGAAAGAGATAACGGAGTCAGTGTTGAGTCTGCCGTTTGAAGAGAAACGGACGTTGTTCGGCGTTAACTCTCCGTTATCGTATTACTGGGGAACACATACGGTAAGTCCATCGGGAAAAGCCGTAACGAGAGCCCCACAAGAATCTAGTGGTCACTTGTTCGAAGGCATCAATATTCCTCTTGCATCTCTCTCTCGGCTTCTTGCACTTTCTTGTACTGATCCCAAGCTTGAGTCTTTCCG AGTGGTGATGGAGGAATATGGGAAGCACGTAACTAGGATTATTGTGACCCTATTTGAAGCTATAATAGAAACCTTGTCCCTTGAATTATCCGGTGACCAAAAAATGGGCTACTTATCAGAGTCAACAGGTGTGATACGTGTTCAACGGTATCCTCAGTGTACCGAATCCCCCGGACTCGAAGCTCATACGGACAGTTCGGTGATATCGATCATAAACCAAGACGATGTTGGTGGGCTAGAGTTCATGAAAGATGGGGAATGGTTCAATGTCAAACCTCTTGCCAGTTCTTTTGTCGTCGGTCTTGGGGATATGATGCAG GTGATAAGTGATGAGGAATACAAGAGTGTGTTGCATAAAGTAGGAaagaggatgaggaagaaagagagatactCGATAGTTAACTTTGTGTTCCCGGACAAAGACTGTATGTTTAACTCTACTCGCTATAAGCCATTCAAATTCTCGGAGTTTGAAGCTCAAGTTAAGCTTGATGTTGAGACCCATGGTAGCAAAGTCGGCCTTTCTAGGTTCCTGAGCAACCCCTAG